The following proteins are co-located in the Pseudarthrobacter siccitolerans genome:
- a CDS encoding DMT family transporter, which translates to MRAAAYLILATLFWAGNFVVGHAAMETMQPLQLTYWRWTLAAVPLLVLAHTVERPDWRSVLRRWPVLLLLSSLGMSAYTLLLYSALGHTSALNASLVTAANPALIVVLAVVLLRDRPRPLGWAGIGLGLAGVLLVLTGGDIHRLLTFSINRGELLILAAITVWGLYTILGRRVDVPPITSTAVQVALAAVVLSPLALITGAGLPRTAPEGWSLAYIALFPSLGSYLLWNLALKRTTAANAGNYLNLIAVFTAIITVALGQPITLPQVLGGVLVISGVLLTSAGGPQRPRSSKSTSSPPSPSSGAEFRPR; encoded by the coding sequence GTGCGAGCCGCTGCCTATCTGATCCTTGCCACCCTCTTCTGGGCCGGAAACTTCGTCGTCGGCCATGCCGCCATGGAAACCATGCAGCCGCTGCAGCTGACCTACTGGCGGTGGACCCTGGCAGCGGTGCCGCTGCTGGTACTCGCCCACACGGTGGAGCGGCCGGACTGGCGGAGCGTGCTGCGCCGCTGGCCGGTCCTGCTGCTCCTGAGTTCCCTGGGCATGAGTGCCTACACGCTGCTGCTGTACAGCGCCCTGGGCCACACCTCAGCCCTGAACGCCTCGCTGGTGACGGCTGCCAACCCTGCGCTGATTGTGGTGCTGGCCGTGGTCCTGCTGCGCGACAGGCCGCGCCCGCTGGGGTGGGCGGGGATCGGGCTGGGCCTGGCCGGCGTCCTGCTGGTGCTCACCGGCGGCGACATCCACCGGCTGCTGACCTTCTCCATCAACAGGGGCGAACTGCTGATCCTCGCGGCCATCACCGTGTGGGGCCTGTACACCATCCTCGGGCGCAGGGTTGATGTACCCCCGATCACGTCCACTGCAGTACAGGTGGCGCTGGCCGCCGTCGTCCTCAGCCCGCTGGCCCTCATCACCGGCGCCGGCCTGCCCCGGACAGCACCGGAGGGCTGGTCCCTTGCCTACATCGCCCTGTTTCCGTCGCTGGGTTCCTACCTGCTCTGGAACCTTGCCCTGAAACGCACCACGGCGGCCAATGCGGGCAACTACCTGAACCTCATTGCCGTGTTCACTGCGATTATCACTGTTGCCCTGGGGCAGCCCATCACCCTTCCGCAGGTTCTGGGCGGCGTCCTGGTGATTTCGGGAGTCCTGCTGACGAGCGCCGGCGGCCCTCAGCGTCCGAGGTCTTCGAAGTCGACGTCCTCGCCGCCGTCGCCCTCGTCCGGCGCGGAATTCCGCCCGCGGTAA
- a CDS encoding dihydrofolate reductase family protein — protein sequence MGKVIAAITTSVDGFITGPDDGPGLGLGKGGERLHYWVMGGPWTYEGGHDFAMHGPDKDFYDELVAGLGAGIVGRGMYDAAGAWGGTNPFPGPLMVLTHRVEDQPAAASGFTFVSGFEEALAQAAAAAGGKDVSIGGGADVIRQALAAGRVDELVLSTAPVVLGAGKRLFDGFHHDIDLEIVRTVSSTFATHVRYAVKK from the coding sequence TTGGGCAAGGTCATCGCAGCCATCACCACATCCGTTGACGGCTTCATCACCGGCCCCGACGACGGACCCGGACTCGGCCTGGGCAAGGGCGGCGAACGGCTGCACTACTGGGTGATGGGCGGCCCATGGACCTACGAGGGCGGACATGACTTCGCGATGCACGGCCCGGACAAAGATTTCTACGACGAACTTGTTGCGGGTTTGGGTGCCGGCATTGTGGGCCGCGGCATGTATGACGCTGCAGGAGCATGGGGAGGGACCAACCCGTTCCCCGGCCCGCTGATGGTGCTCACCCACCGTGTGGAGGACCAGCCCGCGGCTGCGTCGGGGTTCACGTTCGTGTCCGGGTTTGAGGAGGCCCTGGCGCAGGCTGCTGCAGCGGCCGGCGGCAAGGACGTGTCCATCGGCGGCGGCGCAGACGTGATCCGGCAGGCGCTGGCCGCCGGGCGGGTTGACGAACTGGTGCTCTCGACGGCACCGGTGGTCCTGGGCGCAGGGAAGCGCCTGTTCGACGGCTTCCATCATGACATCGACCTCGAAATCGTCAGGACTGTCAGCTCCACATTTGCCACCCACGTGCGTTATGCCGTGAAAAAGTAG
- a CDS encoding glycoside hydrolase family 3 N-terminal domain-containing protein: MSPEQKAGQVLLPFFTGTNPAAHAAVVERLHLAGSIIMGDNIPLDPQGKVDLTAMTAVNQRLAQATRADGRPWPGIVGVDQEGGMVARLGAPLTEWPAPMSYGAAGSGPLAREAGQGLAGELVPLGFNMDFAPDADVTVGPKDPTIGARSMSGDPGAAAGLSVAFAQGMLGAGVLPVVKHFPGHGSVTADSHLSLPSQPASVAELQARDWKPFEAAVAAGAPMVMTGHIAVAALEPGVPASLSAPTYAALRGLGFKGVAVTDALNMGAVSKQYPAGSAAVKALAAGADLLLMPADVQQAHAAIVDAVTSGALPAARLDEAALRVATMMTWRARTAARAGTPTGAPAGSGAALSAKVSAAAVTVLSGPCSGPLTPGGVQVTGGSPADRERFSAAAARAGLAVGSGPVVSLVGYGGRAAGGEIAVALDAPWTLQDASAPVKVALYGRSQAAFDALAAVLAGKATAPGKLPAAVGNFPAGTGCP, translated from the coding sequence ATGTCGCCTGAACAAAAGGCGGGACAGGTCCTGCTTCCCTTCTTCACCGGCACAAACCCCGCCGCCCATGCCGCCGTCGTCGAACGCCTCCACCTGGCTGGTTCCATCATCATGGGCGACAACATCCCGCTGGATCCGCAGGGAAAGGTGGACCTTACCGCCATGACCGCGGTCAACCAGCGGCTCGCCCAGGCTACGAGGGCGGACGGCAGGCCGTGGCCCGGGATCGTCGGAGTGGACCAGGAAGGCGGGATGGTGGCCCGCCTGGGGGCGCCGCTGACGGAATGGCCGGCGCCTATGAGTTACGGTGCTGCCGGTAGCGGCCCCCTGGCGCGTGAGGCCGGGCAGGGGCTGGCCGGTGAGCTGGTGCCGCTGGGCTTCAATATGGATTTCGCGCCGGACGCCGACGTGACCGTCGGCCCAAAGGACCCCACCATCGGCGCCCGCTCCATGTCCGGTGACCCGGGCGCTGCCGCCGGTCTCAGTGTGGCGTTCGCCCAGGGCATGCTGGGCGCGGGGGTCCTGCCCGTCGTCAAGCATTTCCCAGGGCATGGGTCCGTGACCGCTGATTCGCACCTGAGCCTTCCCTCGCAGCCGGCCAGCGTGGCGGAACTCCAGGCGCGGGACTGGAAGCCCTTCGAGGCGGCCGTCGCGGCTGGCGCGCCCATGGTGATGACCGGCCACATCGCCGTGGCTGCGCTGGAACCGGGGGTGCCGGCGTCGCTTTCTGCCCCCACTTATGCCGCACTGCGGGGACTCGGTTTCAAGGGGGTCGCCGTGACTGACGCCCTGAATATGGGAGCGGTGAGCAAGCAGTATCCGGCAGGGTCGGCCGCCGTGAAGGCCCTGGCCGCGGGCGCCGACCTTCTGCTCATGCCTGCTGATGTCCAGCAGGCCCACGCTGCGATCGTTGATGCCGTAACCTCCGGCGCCCTCCCTGCCGCCCGGCTCGACGAAGCCGCCCTGCGCGTGGCAACCATGATGACCTGGCGTGCCCGGACAGCAGCCAGAGCGGGGACGCCCACAGGCGCCCCGGCCGGAAGCGGGGCTGCGCTCTCCGCCAAGGTTTCGGCCGCCGCGGTGACGGTTCTTTCCGGCCCCTGCAGCGGACCCCTTACGCCCGGCGGGGTACAGGTGACAGGGGGCAGCCCGGCGGACAGGGAACGTTTCTCGGCTGCGGCCGCCCGTGCCGGACTCGCCGTCGGTTCCGGACCCGTGGTCAGCCTCGTTGGGTACGGTGGCCGCGCCGCCGGAGGGGAGATCGCCGTCGCCCTCGACGCGCCGTGGACGCTGCAGGATGCCAGCGCGCCCGTCAAAGTAGCCCTGTACGGCCGCAGCCAGGCCGCTTTCGACGCCCTCGCTGCCGTCCTCGCCGGGAAGGCGACCGCCCCCGGAAAGCTGCCTGCCGCCGTCGGAAACTTCCCGGCCGGCACCGGCTGCCCCTGA
- a CDS encoding shikimate 5-dehydrogenase, translated as MPILNKDMTLCISLSARPSNNGTRFHNHLYEQLDLNWIYKAFAPTNLEQAIAGVRGLGIRGCAVSMPYKEDVIALVDEMDRSAKAIDSVNTIVNTDGHLKAYNTDYTAIEQLLASNSVPTNYSVLVQGAGGMAKATVAALRDAGFSDVTVLARNETTGRALAAQYGFQWRPELDGGTADLIINVTPIGMAGGREVDSLAFPQETIDAAQVVFDVVALPAETPLVKAARAAGKPVITGAEVATIQALEQFVLYTGVRPTPEQVRAAEEFMRAQ; from the coding sequence GTGCCCATTCTGAATAAAGACATGACCCTCTGCATCTCGCTCTCGGCCCGGCCCAGCAACAACGGGACCAGGTTCCACAACCACCTCTACGAGCAGCTGGACCTGAACTGGATCTACAAGGCGTTCGCCCCCACCAACCTTGAGCAGGCCATCGCGGGGGTCCGCGGGCTGGGCATCCGCGGCTGCGCCGTCTCCATGCCGTACAAGGAGGACGTGATCGCCCTCGTGGACGAGATGGACCGCTCGGCCAAGGCCATCGACTCCGTCAACACCATCGTGAACACGGACGGGCATCTCAAGGCCTACAACACGGACTACACCGCGATCGAACAGCTCCTCGCGTCCAACTCCGTGCCCACCAACTACTCAGTGCTGGTCCAGGGCGCCGGCGGCATGGCCAAAGCGACGGTGGCCGCGCTTCGGGACGCCGGGTTCAGCGACGTCACAGTCCTCGCGCGCAACGAAACCACCGGCCGCGCACTCGCCGCACAGTACGGTTTCCAGTGGCGTCCGGAGCTTGACGGCGGAACAGCGGACCTCATCATCAACGTCACTCCTATCGGTATGGCAGGGGGACGCGAGGTGGACAGCCTGGCCTTCCCGCAGGAAACCATCGACGCCGCCCAGGTGGTCTTCGACGTGGTGGCACTGCCCGCCGAAACCCCGCTGGTCAAGGCAGCACGTGCCGCCGGAAAGCCGGTAATCACCGGAGCGGAAGTGGCCACCATCCAGGCGCTGGAGCAGTTTGTGCTCTACACCGGCGTACGGCCCACCCCTGAACAGGTCCGCGCGGCCGAGGAGTTCATGCGCGCCCAGTAG
- a CDS encoding helix-turn-helix transcriptional regulator produces MSAETGIDQGRSAFRENRWTEAFENFRDADQRGGLPAPDLERLATAEILTGNTATGLDTLTRAHEEYLVVGDIVGAVRCAGWMGMQLMHLGEMSRAGGWFARGQRLSDELDGPHAVQGFLLVPVGLGKLYGGDPAGALEAFAQVADIGQRFQDKDLSALALIGLGQANLMLGHNDEGLRMFDEVMVAVTAGELSAIPAGIVYCAVIGNCHLAFDLERALEWTAALDRWCRNRPDMVTFSGQCQSHRAELFRLHGAWAEALAAAAIAQGRSTQGDPQALYGGYYQQGEVQRLSGDLDAAAASYREAARSGYEPQPGLALLSLARGDAKQAQSMIQRAAGVADTATRRHLLPALVEIELAAADIEAARRGADELAAFARECPMPMVRAVAGQAEGGVRLAEGDPAGAAPAVRQAWKLWRQLGVPYEAARCRVLIGCACRALGDEASALMDFEAAEAEFLELGAAPGAAWAASLMREGADGAKGPLSPRETEVLRLVATGKGNRAIAAELYLSEKTVARHISNIFLKLGLSSRAAATRYAFEHGLAG; encoded by the coding sequence GTGTCAGCTGAGACGGGCATCGACCAGGGCAGGTCAGCGTTCCGCGAAAACCGCTGGACCGAGGCCTTTGAAAACTTCCGCGACGCCGACCAACGGGGCGGCCTGCCGGCACCTGACCTGGAACGGCTCGCCACCGCCGAGATTCTGACCGGCAACACGGCCACAGGACTGGACACCCTCACCCGCGCCCACGAAGAGTACCTGGTTGTCGGCGACATCGTTGGAGCCGTCCGGTGCGCCGGCTGGATGGGGATGCAGCTGATGCATCTTGGCGAAATGTCCCGGGCCGGCGGATGGTTCGCCCGGGGGCAACGGCTCTCGGATGAGCTGGACGGGCCACACGCCGTCCAGGGGTTCCTGCTTGTGCCGGTAGGCCTGGGCAAGCTCTACGGCGGTGACCCTGCCGGCGCCTTGGAGGCTTTCGCCCAGGTTGCGGACATTGGCCAAAGGTTCCAGGACAAAGACCTGTCGGCGCTGGCCCTCATCGGTTTGGGCCAGGCGAACCTCATGCTCGGGCACAACGACGAGGGCCTTCGAATGTTCGACGAGGTTATGGTGGCCGTGACGGCCGGAGAACTGTCCGCAATCCCGGCCGGGATTGTCTACTGTGCAGTCATCGGCAACTGCCACCTGGCCTTCGACCTGGAACGGGCACTGGAATGGACGGCGGCACTTGACCGCTGGTGCCGTAACCGCCCCGACATGGTCACGTTCAGTGGCCAGTGCCAGTCACACCGGGCAGAGCTCTTCCGGCTGCATGGGGCCTGGGCCGAGGCGCTGGCGGCGGCGGCCATAGCCCAAGGCCGTTCCACCCAGGGTGATCCCCAGGCACTGTACGGGGGCTACTACCAGCAGGGGGAAGTGCAGCGGCTCAGCGGCGATCTGGACGCAGCCGCAGCTTCATACCGGGAAGCGGCCCGAAGCGGCTATGAGCCACAGCCTGGCCTTGCGCTCCTCTCCCTGGCGCGCGGGGACGCGAAGCAGGCGCAGTCCATGATCCAAAGGGCTGCCGGCGTTGCGGACACCGCCACCCGGCGCCATTTACTGCCAGCCCTGGTGGAGATCGAGCTCGCCGCCGCCGATATTGAGGCGGCGCGCCGCGGCGCGGACGAGCTGGCAGCCTTTGCCCGGGAATGCCCCATGCCCATGGTCCGCGCGGTTGCCGGCCAGGCCGAGGGCGGGGTCCGGCTCGCCGAAGGTGATCCGGCGGGTGCCGCACCAGCCGTCCGGCAGGCCTGGAAGCTGTGGCGGCAACTCGGTGTGCCGTACGAAGCCGCGCGCTGCCGCGTCCTGATCGGGTGTGCTTGCCGGGCCCTTGGCGACGAGGCGTCGGCGCTGATGGACTTCGAGGCCGCAGAAGCGGAGTTCCTGGAACTGGGCGCAGCTCCGGGGGCCGCCTGGGCGGCGTCGCTCATGCGGGAAGGCGCAGACGGCGCCAAGGGACCGTTGTCCCCGAGGGAAACCGAAGTGCTTCGGCTCGTTGCCACCGGCAAGGGGAACCGGGCCATCGCCGCGGAACTCTATCTCAGCGAGAAGACCGTAGCCCGGCACATCAGCAACATCTTCCTGAAGCTGGGCCTGTCCTCCCGGGCCGCTGCCACCAGGTATGCCTTTGAGCACGGACTCGCGGGATAA
- a CDS encoding ATP-dependent DNA ligase — translation MLLDELVKTADAVASTRSRLAKVEALADLLRRLDPAEIPTAVGLLSARPRQGRVGIGWRGMSAAMGEPAAEPGLTVADLDAALDRLLAAAGAGSAAERAATLRTLTAAATEREQAFIAGVLLGELRTGALEGVLTDAVARAAGRPVNAVRRAAMLSGDLGGTALLALTGTETELDDVGLVVGRPVQPMLAATAASVDAALEVTGEASVEYKLDGARIQVHRVGDDVRIYTRTLAEVTHRLPEVVDVVRGLPVRDVILDGETLALDEDGGPRPFQETMSRFGADAARTTLLHPWFFDVLHIDGRDLLDEPLSTRIGVLERIAPGHRIPGTVTADAAVAGQVSRDALAAGHEGVMVKAVGSAYAAGRRGSNWVKVKPVLTYDLVVLACEWGSGRRTGLLSNLHLGALDPAGAFGEPGGYVMVGKTFKGLTDALLQWQTERFQELEVRRTAGTVWVEPVTVVEIAIDGVQQSSRYPGGIALRFARVKRYRDDKTVAEADTIQTLRGLLRS, via the coding sequence ATGCTGCTCGACGAGCTTGTGAAGACCGCGGACGCCGTCGCGTCCACCCGCTCCCGGCTCGCGAAGGTGGAGGCGTTGGCGGACCTGCTGCGCCGGCTGGACCCCGCGGAGATTCCGACGGCGGTGGGCCTGCTGAGTGCCAGGCCGCGCCAGGGCCGGGTGGGGATCGGCTGGCGTGGGATGTCAGCGGCGATGGGGGAGCCGGCTGCTGAGCCCGGCCTTACCGTGGCAGACCTCGACGCTGCGCTGGACCGGCTGCTGGCCGCTGCCGGTGCCGGATCCGCCGCGGAGCGGGCCGCGACCCTGCGGACGCTCACCGCGGCAGCCACCGAACGCGAGCAGGCATTCATCGCCGGGGTACTGCTGGGAGAACTGCGGACCGGTGCGCTGGAGGGCGTCCTGACGGACGCCGTGGCCCGCGCCGCCGGCCGTCCCGTCAACGCCGTACGCCGCGCGGCCATGCTCTCCGGCGATCTGGGCGGGACCGCCCTGCTGGCGCTCACCGGTACGGAAACCGAGCTGGACGACGTCGGCCTCGTCGTCGGCCGTCCCGTCCAGCCCATGCTCGCAGCGACCGCGGCCAGCGTGGATGCGGCGCTGGAGGTCACCGGGGAAGCGTCGGTGGAATACAAGCTCGACGGCGCGCGCATCCAGGTGCACCGCGTTGGGGACGATGTCCGTATCTACACCCGCACCCTGGCCGAGGTAACCCACCGGCTGCCCGAAGTGGTGGACGTAGTGCGCGGACTGCCGGTGCGCGACGTGATCCTCGACGGCGAGACCCTTGCCCTGGATGAGGACGGCGGGCCCCGGCCGTTCCAGGAGACCATGTCCCGGTTCGGGGCCGATGCGGCGCGCACCACCCTGCTGCACCCGTGGTTCTTCGACGTGCTGCATATTGACGGGCGGGACCTGCTGGACGAGCCGCTGTCCACGCGCATCGGCGTGCTCGAACGCATCGCCCCCGGGCACCGGATCCCGGGGACTGTCACCGCCGATGCCGCGGTTGCCGGACAGGTCTCCCGGGATGCGCTCGCCGCCGGCCACGAGGGTGTGATGGTGAAGGCAGTGGGATCGGCCTACGCGGCCGGCCGACGCGGTTCCAACTGGGTCAAGGTGAAGCCGGTGCTCACCTACGACCTGGTGGTGCTTGCCTGCGAGTGGGGATCGGGACGGCGCACCGGGTTGCTCTCCAATCTGCACCTCGGCGCCCTGGACCCCGCAGGCGCGTTCGGCGAACCCGGCGGTTACGTGATGGTGGGAAAGACCTTTAAAGGACTCACCGACGCTTTGCTGCAGTGGCAGACGGAGCGGTTCCAGGAGCTCGAGGTGCGCCGCACTGCGGGCACCGTGTGGGTGGAACCCGTCACCGTTGTGGAAATCGCCATCGACGGCGTGCAGCAGTCGTCGCGCTATCCGGGCGGAATCGCCCTCCGGTTCGCACGCGTCAAGCGCTACCGCGACGACAAAACGGTTGCCGAGGCGGACACCATCCAGACCCTGCGTGGGCTGCTCCGTTCCTGA
- the groL gene encoding chaperonin GroEL (60 kDa chaperone family; promotes refolding of misfolded polypeptides especially under stressful conditions; forms two stacked rings of heptamers to form a barrel-shaped 14mer; ends can be capped by GroES; misfolded proteins enter the barrel where they are refolded when GroES binds): MAKQLAFNDAARRSLEAGIDKLANTVKVTLGPRGRNVVLDKKWGAPTITNDGVTIAREVELDDPYENLGAQLAKEVATKTNDVAGDGTTTATVLAQALVKEGLRNVAAGAAPGQIKRGIEVSVEAVAARLLENARPVEGTQVASVAAISAQSDEIGELLAEAFGKVGKDGVITIEESSTTQTELVLTEGMQFDKGYLSPYFITDADRQEAILEDALILINQGKISSLQEFLPLLEKALQAGKPLFIIAEDIDGEALSTLIVNRIRGTLNVVAVKAPGFGDRRKAMLQDIATLTGAQVVSPELGLSLDTVGLEVLGTARRITVTKDNTTIVDGAGSSEDVAARVAQLRAELTRTDSDWDREKLQERLAKLAGGIGVIKVGAATEVELKEKKHRIEDAVSSTRAALEEGIVAGGGSALIHALKALDEDPAVKALEGDAAAAVGIVRRALVQPLRWIAQNAGFDGYVITSKVAELETNNGFNAKSGEYEDLIAAGVIDPVKVTRAALRNAASIAALVLTTETLVAEKPAEEDEHAGHRH, from the coding sequence ATGGCAAAGCAGCTTGCGTTTAACGACGCTGCCCGCCGGTCTCTTGAAGCCGGCATCGATAAGCTCGCCAACACCGTCAAGGTGACGCTGGGCCCGCGCGGCCGCAACGTCGTCCTGGACAAGAAGTGGGGCGCGCCCACCATCACGAACGACGGCGTCACCATTGCCCGCGAAGTGGAACTGGACGACCCCTACGAGAACCTTGGCGCTCAGCTGGCCAAGGAAGTTGCCACCAAGACCAACGATGTTGCCGGCGACGGCACCACCACCGCAACGGTCCTGGCACAGGCCCTGGTCAAGGAAGGCCTGCGCAACGTAGCGGCAGGCGCCGCTCCCGGCCAGATCAAGCGCGGCATCGAGGTTTCCGTGGAAGCCGTCGCCGCCCGTCTGCTGGAGAACGCCCGTCCCGTCGAAGGCACCCAGGTGGCCAGCGTTGCAGCCATCTCCGCCCAGAGCGACGAGATTGGCGAGCTCCTGGCTGAAGCCTTCGGCAAGGTCGGCAAAGATGGTGTGATCACCATCGAGGAATCCTCCACCACCCAGACCGAACTGGTCCTCACCGAGGGCATGCAGTTCGACAAGGGCTACCTGTCCCCGTACTTCATCACGGATGCGGACCGCCAGGAAGCCATCCTCGAAGACGCCCTCATCCTGATCAACCAGGGCAAGATCTCCTCGCTGCAGGAATTCCTGCCGCTGCTGGAGAAGGCCCTCCAGGCCGGCAAGCCGCTGTTCATCATTGCTGAAGACATTGACGGCGAGGCCCTGTCCACGCTGATCGTCAACCGCATCCGCGGTACCCTGAACGTCGTTGCCGTCAAGGCTCCGGGCTTCGGCGACCGCCGCAAGGCCATGCTCCAGGACATCGCCACCCTCACCGGTGCACAGGTTGTTTCGCCGGAGCTGGGCCTGAGCCTGGACACCGTTGGCCTCGAGGTGCTGGGTACTGCCCGCCGCATCACGGTCACCAAGGACAACACCACCATCGTTGACGGCGCCGGTTCATCTGAGGACGTGGCAGCCCGCGTGGCACAGCTGCGCGCCGAGCTGACCCGCACCGACTCCGACTGGGACCGCGAAAAGCTCCAGGAACGCCTGGCCAAGCTGGCCGGCGGCATCGGCGTCATCAAGGTCGGCGCAGCCACCGAGGTTGAGCTGAAGGAAAAGAAGCACCGCATCGAAGACGCTGTGTCCTCCACCCGCGCTGCCCTCGAAGAAGGCATCGTGGCCGGTGGCGGCTCTGCCCTGATCCACGCCCTCAAGGCACTGGATGAGGACCCTGCAGTCAAGGCCCTTGAGGGTGACGCTGCTGCCGCAGTCGGGATCGTTCGCCGCGCACTGGTCCAGCCGCTGCGCTGGATCGCCCAGAACGCCGGCTTCGACGGCTACGTCATCACCTCCAAGGTTGCCGAGCTCGAAACCAACAACGGCTTCAACGCCAAGTCGGGCGAGTACGAGGACCTGATCGCCGCCGGCGTGATCGACCCCGTCAAGGTCACCCGCGCAGCCCTCCGCAACGCAGCGTCCATCGCTGCCCTGGTTCTCACCACCGAGACCCTTGTAGCAGAGAAGCCTGCCGAGGAAGACGAGCACGCAGGCCACAGGCACTAG
- a CDS encoding dihydrofolate reductase family protein yields MGIIVANLFLTLDGVYQAPGGREEDTEGNFAFGGWQAPVSDDEAGAAIGQEIAKIDALLLGRKTYDIFAAYWPHQSDEIGGTLNRVPKFVVSKSLTAPGWEGTTVLPDATAAGRLREEYGEVHMFGSGVLIRSLLAADVLDRLHVWLYPVTLGQGKRLFDAGTIPASFRLAEPARSFPKGAVSLVYERAGDVETQEMG; encoded by the coding sequence GTGGGAATCATCGTCGCGAACCTGTTCCTTACCCTTGACGGCGTGTACCAGGCGCCAGGCGGCCGAGAAGAGGACACTGAGGGCAACTTCGCCTTCGGCGGCTGGCAGGCGCCGGTGTCCGATGATGAGGCCGGCGCGGCCATCGGCCAGGAGATCGCCAAGATTGACGCGCTGCTGCTCGGCCGGAAAACCTATGACATCTTCGCCGCCTACTGGCCCCACCAGTCCGACGAAATCGGGGGGACGCTCAACCGGGTGCCCAAGTTCGTCGTGTCCAAGAGCCTGACCGCGCCTGGCTGGGAGGGCACTACGGTACTGCCGGATGCCACGGCGGCAGGCAGGCTGCGCGAGGAGTACGGCGAGGTGCACATGTTCGGCAGCGGCGTCCTCATCCGTTCACTGCTCGCAGCCGATGTGCTGGATCGGCTCCACGTCTGGCTCTACCCAGTCACGTTGGGGCAGGGCAAGCGCCTCTTCGACGCCGGGACCATCCCCGCCTCATTCCGCCTCGCGGAACCTGCGCGCAGCTTCCCGAAGGGGGCTGTGTCACTGGTGTATGAGCGCGCGGGCGACGTTGAGACGCAGGAGATGGGCTAG
- the groES gene encoding co-chaperone GroES, with protein sequence MSVSIKPLEDRIVVRPLEAEQTTASGLVIPDSAQEKPQEGEVVAVGPGRFDDNGNRVPLDVAEGDVVIYSKYGGTEVKHSGTEYLVLSARDVLAIVVK encoded by the coding sequence GTGTCGGTCTCTATTAAGCCTCTTGAGGATCGTATTGTTGTCCGCCCGCTCGAAGCCGAGCAGACCACGGCTTCCGGCCTGGTCATCCCGGACTCCGCGCAGGAGAAGCCCCAGGAAGGCGAAGTTGTTGCAGTAGGCCCCGGCCGCTTTGACGACAACGGCAACCGCGTCCCGCTCGACGTTGCTGAAGGCGACGTTGTTATCTACTCCAAGTACGGCGGAACCGAAGTCAAGCACAGCGGCACCGAATACCTCGTGCTGTCCGCCCGCGACGTCCTGGCGATCGTCGTAAAGTAA